The Chroicocephalus ridibundus chromosome 3, bChrRid1.1, whole genome shotgun sequence genome has a segment encoding these proteins:
- the LRRN4 gene encoding leucine-rich repeat neuronal protein 4 isoform X1, protein MFSSLLILALLVGNTASGPVSRAESAASKDVTTFFQLAQEASWENVNLTSMSCEDRKNKTWITLQLTNSSLTAFPICLPEALETLDLSNNLLEEVNGTDIANLPQLRSLLLRQNHLQAVRWGSKALSSLISLDLSFNKLSSVPPCHSSALPNLRFLSLAGNPLIEIQPLAFSCYPQLQFLNLSATLLGQDDSRGIEESAFAISASPSEATNRLGNTINMLDLSGTFLEKIQPEWTRDLTNLRSLHLTKMSRLRSLDTDFFKSMPGLRELNCQDSRSLGFVRTEMFDSAPHLSHLSFENCNLSSFNPWNINSSDSIIINLYGNPLLCDCQLSWLLSKPKKVVLQKAWETFCNTSQEDWGRPSTSFSLLELYDKCQSERNITLPDSKTPSPEHDAFSQTSYDATTVLTTTASAPLTKDTYTSSIIQRNVMSTTGVNPTEMMLTKANSSSHKEEAVSESTSNSPSFRSITTSPGFLQELYSQSSDYGSTSQTETDQLKGELRTTDATFPQEAPLNQSTSHYSTQATGKPTTTHHYIHSLATHAGEGTPQTSLPQLNSTRTNAQSEPASARPLIQYVDDYDYDEQSTEPPVQLAYTTCDYNPCRHLQKPCRELQSASQCLCPGTSREDEVPDPPRLREVSEVTDSSAQIRWCAPNSVVHTYELMLHAQGNEDRQFVLDNIYSTARQYTLYNLSPYTTYHICVTASNKAGSSQTARQGIPGNSCTRFKTKPSYKSVFAALSAASGLFLISTIILSVCLCKACKKPQSEQYGTHLVSYKNPAFDYPLKLQTTN, encoded by the exons ATGTTTTCATCCTTGCTCATCCTCGCTCTGCTGGTGGGGAACACAGCGTCGGGCCCGGTAAGCAGAGCAGAGTCTGCAGCATCCAAGGATGTCACCACCTTTTTCCAGCTGGCTCAGGAAGCCTCTTGGGAGAACGTTAATCTCACCAGCATGTCCTGTGAGGATAGGAAGAACAAGACCTGGATCACCCTGCAGCTGACCAACAGCAGCCTGACAGCTTTCCCCATCTGCCTTCCAGAGGCCCTGGAGACCTTGGATCTCAGCAACAACCTCTTAGAAGAGGTGAACGGCACAGACATAGCAAACCTCCCGCAGCTGCGCAGCCTCTTGCTGAGGCAGAACCATCTCCAGGCAGTTAGATGGGGATCCAAAGCCCTCAGCAGTCTCATCTCCCTAGATTTAAGCTTTAATAAACTGTCATCTGTGCCACCATGCCACAGCTCCGCCCTGCCTAACTTGAGGTTTTTGTCCCTGGCTGGAAATCCACTGATTGAAATCCAGCCGCTGGCTTTTTCCTGTTACCCTCAGCTACAGTTCCTGAACCTTTCTGCAACGCTGCTCGGACAGGATGACAGCAGAGGAATTGAGGAGTCTGCTTTTGCCATCAGTGCATCTCCCAGTGAGGCCACAAACAGGCTTGGAAACACCATCAACATGCTTGATCTGAGTGGGACCTTTCTTGAGAAAA ttcaACCAGAGTGGACCAGAGACTTGACCAATCTCAGATCACTTCACCTGACAAAGATGTCACGATTAAGAAGTCTTGATACTGACTTCTTCAAGTCCATGCCTGGTCTCCGAGAGCTGAACTGTCAAGACTCCCGCTCACTGGGTTTCGTGAGGACAGAGATGTTTGACAGTGCTCCTCATCTGAGCCATCTCTCGTTTGAGAA CTGTAACCTGAGTTCCTTTAATCCTTGGAATATCAATTCATCGGATAGCATCATCATCAACTTGTATGGAAATCCTCTGTTATGCGActgccagctctcctggctgctctCCAAGCCCAAGAAAGTTGTGCTGCAAAA GGCTTGGGAGACATTTTGCAACACATCCCAGGAAGATTGGGGCAGACCTTCAACATCTTTTTCGCTGCTAGAGCTCTATGATAAATGCCAGTCTGAGAGAAACATTACGCTGCCTGATTCAAAAACACCCTCTCCTGAACATGATGCTTTCAGCCAGACCAGTTACGATGCCACTACTGTACTAACAACAACAGCCTCTGCTCCGCTAACCAAAGACACTTATACCAGCTCCATCATTCAGAGGAATGTAATGAGCACGACGGGAGTCAACCCCACTGAGATGATGCTGACAAAGGCCAACAGCTCCTCCCACAAAGAGGAGGCAGTTTCCGAATCCACCAGCAATTCCCCTTCCTTCAGGTCCATAACCACCTCCCCGGGTTTTCTGCAAGAGCTCTATAGTCAGTCCTCAGATTATGGCTCCACGAGTCAAACTGAAACAGATCAGCTAAAGGGAGAGCTCAGAACAACCGATGCGACATTTCCCCAGGAAGCCCCATTGAACCAGTCCACTAGTCATTATTCTACTCAAGCAACAGGAAAGCCCACTACCACTCACCATTATATCCACTCCTTGGCCACTCACGCTGGGGAAGGTACACCACAAACGAGCCTACCACAGCTGAACTCCACGAGGACCAATGCTCAGTCAGAGCCTGCATCCGCCAGACCACTGATACAATATGTAGATGACTACGATTATGATGAACAATCAACGGAACCACCGGTGCAACTGGCATACACCACCTGTGACTACAACCCTTGCAGGCACCTTCAGAAGCCGTGCAGGGAACTGCAAAGTGCATCCCAATGTCTATGTCCTGGCACGTCACGGGAAGATGAAGTTCCAGATCCGCCAAGGCTCAGAGAGGTGTCTGAAGTTACAGACAGCTCTGCACAGATACGTTGGTGCGCCCCAAATTCAGTTGTTCACACCTATGAGCTGATGCTTCATGCCCAAGGCAATGAGGACAGACAGTTTGTCCTGGACAATATTTATTCCACAGCAAGGCAGTACACTCTGTATAATCTATCACCATACACCACTTACCACATTTGCGTGACTGCTTCGAACAAAGCAGGGTCAAGCCAGACAGCAAGACAGGGGATTCCAGGTAATTCGTGCACCAGATTTAAAACAAAGCCCAGCTACAAGTCTGTCTTTGCTGCTCTGTCTGCAGCAAGCGGACTCTTTCTCATTTCCACTATCATTTTATCTGTGTGCCTGTGTAAGGCATGTAAAAAGCCTCAGAGTGAGCAATATGGTACACACTTAGTCTCTTACAAGAACCCAGCATTTGATTATCCATTAAAACTACAAACCACTAATTAG
- the LRRN4 gene encoding leucine-rich repeat neuronal protein 4 isoform X2 → MFSSLLILALLVGNTASGPVSRAESAASKDVTTFFQLAQEASWENVNLTSMSCEDRKNKTWITLQLTNSSLTAFPICLPEALETLDLSNNLLEEVNGTDIANLPQLRSLLLRQNHLQAVRWGSKALSSLISLDLSFNKLSSVPPCHSSALPNLRFLSLAGNPLIEIQPLAFSCYPQLQFLNLSATLLGQDDSRGIEESAFAISASPSEATNRLGNTINMLDLSGTFLEKIQPEWTRDLTNLRSLHLTKMSRLRSLDTDFFKSMPGLRELNCQDSRSLGFVRTEMFDSAPHLSHLSFENCNLSSFNPWNINSSDSIIINLYGNPLLCDCQLSWLLSKPKKVVLQKAWETFCNTSQEDWGRPSTSFSLLELYDKCQSERNITLPDSKTPSPEHDAFSQTSYDATTVLTTTASAPLTKDTYTSSIIQRNVMSTTGVNPTEMMLTKANSSSHKEEAVSESTSNSPSFRSITTSPGFLQELYSQSSDYGSTSQTETDQLKGELRTTDATFPQEAPLNQSTSHYSTQATGKPTTTHHYIHSLATHAGEGTPQTSLPQLNSTRTNAQSEPASARPLIQYVDDYDYDEQSTEPPVQLAYTTCDYNPCRHLQKPCRELQSASQCLCPGTSREDEVPDPPRLREVSEVTDSSAQIRWCAPNSVVHTYELMLHAQGNEDRQFVLDNIYSTARQYTLYNLSPYTTYHICVTASNKAGSSQTARQGIPGPSSSKGSPK, encoded by the exons ATGTTTTCATCCTTGCTCATCCTCGCTCTGCTGGTGGGGAACACAGCGTCGGGCCCGGTAAGCAGAGCAGAGTCTGCAGCATCCAAGGATGTCACCACCTTTTTCCAGCTGGCTCAGGAAGCCTCTTGGGAGAACGTTAATCTCACCAGCATGTCCTGTGAGGATAGGAAGAACAAGACCTGGATCACCCTGCAGCTGACCAACAGCAGCCTGACAGCTTTCCCCATCTGCCTTCCAGAGGCCCTGGAGACCTTGGATCTCAGCAACAACCTCTTAGAAGAGGTGAACGGCACAGACATAGCAAACCTCCCGCAGCTGCGCAGCCTCTTGCTGAGGCAGAACCATCTCCAGGCAGTTAGATGGGGATCCAAAGCCCTCAGCAGTCTCATCTCCCTAGATTTAAGCTTTAATAAACTGTCATCTGTGCCACCATGCCACAGCTCCGCCCTGCCTAACTTGAGGTTTTTGTCCCTGGCTGGAAATCCACTGATTGAAATCCAGCCGCTGGCTTTTTCCTGTTACCCTCAGCTACAGTTCCTGAACCTTTCTGCAACGCTGCTCGGACAGGATGACAGCAGAGGAATTGAGGAGTCTGCTTTTGCCATCAGTGCATCTCCCAGTGAGGCCACAAACAGGCTTGGAAACACCATCAACATGCTTGATCTGAGTGGGACCTTTCTTGAGAAAA ttcaACCAGAGTGGACCAGAGACTTGACCAATCTCAGATCACTTCACCTGACAAAGATGTCACGATTAAGAAGTCTTGATACTGACTTCTTCAAGTCCATGCCTGGTCTCCGAGAGCTGAACTGTCAAGACTCCCGCTCACTGGGTTTCGTGAGGACAGAGATGTTTGACAGTGCTCCTCATCTGAGCCATCTCTCGTTTGAGAA CTGTAACCTGAGTTCCTTTAATCCTTGGAATATCAATTCATCGGATAGCATCATCATCAACTTGTATGGAAATCCTCTGTTATGCGActgccagctctcctggctgctctCCAAGCCCAAGAAAGTTGTGCTGCAAAA GGCTTGGGAGACATTTTGCAACACATCCCAGGAAGATTGGGGCAGACCTTCAACATCTTTTTCGCTGCTAGAGCTCTATGATAAATGCCAGTCTGAGAGAAACATTACGCTGCCTGATTCAAAAACACCCTCTCCTGAACATGATGCTTTCAGCCAGACCAGTTACGATGCCACTACTGTACTAACAACAACAGCCTCTGCTCCGCTAACCAAAGACACTTATACCAGCTCCATCATTCAGAGGAATGTAATGAGCACGACGGGAGTCAACCCCACTGAGATGATGCTGACAAAGGCCAACAGCTCCTCCCACAAAGAGGAGGCAGTTTCCGAATCCACCAGCAATTCCCCTTCCTTCAGGTCCATAACCACCTCCCCGGGTTTTCTGCAAGAGCTCTATAGTCAGTCCTCAGATTATGGCTCCACGAGTCAAACTGAAACAGATCAGCTAAAGGGAGAGCTCAGAACAACCGATGCGACATTTCCCCAGGAAGCCCCATTGAACCAGTCCACTAGTCATTATTCTACTCAAGCAACAGGAAAGCCCACTACCACTCACCATTATATCCACTCCTTGGCCACTCACGCTGGGGAAGGTACACCACAAACGAGCCTACCACAGCTGAACTCCACGAGGACCAATGCTCAGTCAGAGCCTGCATCCGCCAGACCACTGATACAATATGTAGATGACTACGATTATGATGAACAATCAACGGAACCACCGGTGCAACTGGCATACACCACCTGTGACTACAACCCTTGCAGGCACCTTCAGAAGCCGTGCAGGGAACTGCAAAGTGCATCCCAATGTCTATGTCCTGGCACGTCACGGGAAGATGAAGTTCCAGATCCGCCAAGGCTCAGAGAGGTGTCTGAAGTTACAGACAGCTCTGCACAGATACGTTGGTGCGCCCCAAATTCAGTTGTTCACACCTATGAGCTGATGCTTCATGCCCAAGGCAATGAGGACAGACAGTTTGTCCTGGACAATATTTATTCCACAGCAAGGCAGTACACTCTGTATAATCTATCACCATACACCACTTACCACATTTGCGTGACTGCTTCGAACAAAGCAGGGTCAAGCCAGACAGCAAGACAGGGGATTCCAG GACCAAGTTCAAGCAAAGGAAGTCCAAAATAG